From one Anopheles bellator chromosome 1, idAnoBellAS_SP24_06.2, whole genome shotgun sequence genomic stretch:
- the LOC131206246 gene encoding vacuolar protein sorting-associated protein 4-like produces MAAGSTLQKAIDIVTQATEEDRNKNYEEALRLYEHGVEYFLHAIKYEAQGDKAKDSIRAKCFQYLDRAEKLKAYLKKGKKKPVKDGDGPAAKDDKKNGGSDSDSDDAEKKNLQSKLEGSIVVEKPNVKWSDVAGLEGAKTALKEAVILPIKFPHMFTGKRMPWKGILLFGPPGTGKSYLAKAVATEANNSTFFSVSSSDLVSKWLGESEKLVKNLFELARSHRPSIIFIDEVDSLCSARSDNESESARRIKTQFLVQMQGVGSDNEDILVLGATNTPWILDSAIRRRFEKRIYIPLPDENARLLMFKIHLGSTAHTLTEENLRTLAAKTEGFSGSDISIVVREALFIPVRKVQTATHFKQVTGPSPVDKKTICNDLLVPCSPGDPGAIEMTWIDVPGDKLYEPPVTMADMLKSVTNTKPTVNEDDMKKLDKFTQDFGQEG; encoded by the exons atggccgccggttcgaCGTTGCAGAAAGCCATCGACATCGTGACTCAGGCTACGGAAGAGGACAGGAACAAGAATTATGAGGAAGCCCTGCGGTTGTACGAGCACGGAGTTGAGTACTTTCTGCATGCAATCAAAT ATGAAGCGCAGGGTGACAAAGCGAAGGACTCGATACGAGCCAAATGCTTCCAGTACCTGGACCGGGCGGAAAAGTTGAAGGCGTATTTGAAAAAGGGCAAGAAGAAACCGGTAAAGGATGGCGACGGACCGGCCGCGAAGGACGACAAGAAGAACGGCGGCTCCGATTCGGATTCCGATGATGCGGAAAAGAAGAATCTGCAGAGCAAGCTTGAAGGTTCAATCGTGGTCGAGAAGCCGAACGTGAAGTGGTCCGACGTAGCCGGTCTCGAGGGAGCCAAAACAGCTCTCAAGGAGGCAGTTATTTTGCCGATTAAATTCCCGCATATGTTTACCGGGAAACGAATGCCCTGGAAGGGAATACTGCTGTTTGGCCCGCCCGGAACGGGTAAATCGTACTTAGCGAAAGCGGTCGCAACCGAAGCAAACAACTCGACTTTCTTCTCCGTCTCGAGCTCCGACCTGGTCTCGAAGTGGCTCGGTGAATCGGAGAAGCTTGTGAAAAACCTATTTGAGCTTGCCCGTAGCCACCGGCCGagcatcatcttcatcgacgAAGTGGATTCACTCTGCTCCGCCAGGTCGGACAACGAGAGCGAAAGTGCACGACGTATTAAAACACAGTTTCTGGTGCAGATGCAAGGCGTCGGCAGTGACAATGAGGACATATTGGTCCTAGGAGCCACCAATACGCCTTGGATTCTTGATTCCGCCATACGGCGCCGGTTCGAGAAACGGATTTACATCCCGCTACCAGATGAAAATGCCCGGCTGCTGATGTTTAAGATTCATCTTGGCAGTACGGCCCACACATTGACGGAGGAAAACTTGCGTACACTAGCCGCCAAAACGGAGGGATTCTCCGGTTCAGACATTTCGATTGTCGTACGGGAGGCACTCTTCATACCGGTTCGGAAGGTGCAGACAGCAACACATTTTAAGCAAGTAACGGGCCCGTCGCCGGTGgacaagaaaacaatttgcaacGATTTGCTGGTACCGTGTAGCCCTGGTGATCCCGGTGCGATCGAGATGACGTGGATCGATGTTCCGGGCGACAAACTGTACGAACCACCCGTGACGATGGCCGACATGCTGAAATCTGTAACCAACACAAAGCCCACTGTAAACGAGGACGACATGAAGAAGCTCGATAAATTCACCCAAGACTTTGGGCAGGAAGGCTAG
- the LOC131206244 gene encoding hypermethylated in cancer 2 protein-like, whose product MATANPPAYHCIVCTLTKIPFASLSKESQQKIVRNGRPTPKMRNLTSRCLNSLNLNVHDWMTGCDREKKLFCWPCLLFNTSEYDVWGKRGFGDFYRLSSATIEHTKDVSHQAKSKTLKLWTETACEQSDSSGAEEDVECIPELDFLNASASELDEEIDVKPNVEALNAAIGFSQHLSGQVVDLCETAEDGSGMYFARTAAINADSQELGENSRTSNASSTTVGQGTMADDLARIYKNPFPEVANPMMSQSVQNGTEKYQLKWHSHHQNMNVSLSNLYKNDRYADVMLLTCSGEESYAIPAHKLILGTSSLYFANIFDKNAVPTNAITYIVLPPDLTHRSMQILIQYMYTGESTVSTDILNEVLRGGDILKIRGLWRNDCSKTASNGDGNKEHPLGESASRFVSPVTVNLPQVSPAPVFASGTGLINIKRDVAIDPGERRRTGSAEGIRRSHKNQENILQPNCDPSQQQPQPRHHSPSLPGEPHSFSVHEHPRRSAKQDGARTPTRTALSNAENVENSTPNSSAGPPGAIPAELNFLNVKAEPVEWMDVRAGELPQLSGAVSPAGQKAATGSRSAELQVKVEAESGADHSRPSSTSSSEQPTYSPLTCELCSETFTVPGEWVRHIEGHGDTSHALPKRRRRTEESEDADITAALRCDLCATFYVTPADWVRHVQSAHTETELAISNKRQAYPRYAATSNSTHHHDSTADNEPVTQQQEKLCIVCNKSFPSYASMIVHRRTHTGEKPFYCDTCNKGFNVKSNLLRHLRTLHNQQGELPASPHTDAADSHGSE is encoded by the exons ATGGCCACCGCGAACCCGCCCGCCTATCATTGCATCGTTTGCACCCTGACGAAGattcctttcgcttcgttgAGCAAAGAGAGCCAACAGAAAATCGTTCGCAATGGGCGCCCAACACCGAAGATGCGTAACCTTACGTCCCGCTGTCTGAATTCCCTTAATCTGAACGTACACGATTGGATGACCGGTTGCGATCGTGAGAAAAAGCTCTTCTGTTGGCCGTGTCTGCTGTTCAACACTTCCGAGTACGACGTGTGGGGCAAACGCGGTTTTGGTGACTTTTATCGGCTTTCCTCGGCGACGATCGAGCATACGAAGGACGTGTCGCATCAggcgaaaagcaaaacactgAAACTGTGGACCGAAACGGCCTGCGAGCAGAGCGATAGCAGTGGGGCCGAGGAAGACGTGGAGTGCATTCCGGAGCTTGACTTTCTCAATGCCTCCGCCTCTGAACTAGATGAAGAGATAGATGTGAAACCGAACGTTGAGGCGCTCAACGCGGCGATCGGGTTCTCACAACACCTGTCCGGGCAAGTGGTGGATCTGTGCGAAACCGCCGAAGATGGCAGTGGAATGTACTTTGCCAGAACCGCGGCAATTAATGCGGACAGTCAGGAGTTGGGCGAAAACAGTCGCACCAGCAATGCATCGTCCACCACCGTGGGGCAAGGGACGATGGCGGATGATTTAGCACGTATCTACA AAAACCCTTTCCCCGAAGTAGCAAATCCTATGATGTCACAGTCGGTTCAGAACGGTACGGAAAAGTACCAACTTAAATGGCACTCGCATCATCAGAACATGAACGTTTCCTTGTCGAATCTATACAA AAATGATCGGTACGCCGACGTCATGCTGCTAACGTGCAGTGGGGAGGAAAGCTATGCGATACCTGCTCACAAACTGATACTTGGGACTTCCAGCTTG TactttgcaaacatttttgacAAAAACGCAGTACCGACGAATGCGATCACCTACATCGTGCTTCCACCCGATCTCACGCACCGCTCGATGCAGATTCTCATACAGTACATGTACACCGGGGAGTCGACCGTCTCGACGGACATCCTCAACGAGGTACTGCGCGGTGGAGATATACTGAAAATCCGTGGACTCTGGCGAAATGATTGCTCAAAAACGGCTTCCAATGGCGACGGCAACAAAGAGCACCCGCTGGGTGAATCCGCGAGTCGGTTCGTTAGCCCCGTCACCGTTAACCTGCCGCAAGTgtccccggcaccggtgtTTGCGTCGGGAACGGGGTTGATAAATATTAAGCGTGACGTAGCGATCGATCCGGGCGAGCGACGACGGACCGGGTCTGCCGAAGGCATTCGCCGTTCGCACAAAAATCAGGAAAACATCCTTCAACCAAACTGTGACCCGtcgcagcaacaaccgcaaccgagACATCACTCCCCATCACTACCTGGTGAACCGCATTCTTTTTCGGTTCACGAACATCCACGGCGAAGCGCCAAACAAGACGGAGCACGTACGCCGACAAGAACTGCGCTTTCAAACGCAGAGAATGTTGAGAATTCTACACCGAACTCGTCAGCAGGACCGCCTGGAGCAATACCGGCTGAGTTGAATTTTCTCAACGTCAAAGCGGAACCGGTCGAGTGGATGGATGTGAGAGCTGGCGAGCTTCCCCAGCTATCCGGTGCGGTGAGTCCCGCTGGCCAGAAGGCAGCAACAGGGAGCCGATCAGCGGAGCTGCAAGTGAAAGTCGAAGCCGAATCCGGAGCGGACCATTCTCGGCCATCTTCCACCTCCTCTTCCGAGCAACCAACATACTCACCGTTGACCTGTGAGCTGTGCAGCGAAACATTTACCGTCCCCGGTGAGTGGGTTCGCCACATTGAGGGCCACGGCGATACGTCGCATGCGTTGCCGAAACGCCGGAGACGGACGGAGGAG TCTGAAGACGCTGATATAACGGCGGCGCTGCGATGTGACCTGTGTGCGACGTTCTACGTAACACCGGCCGATTGGGTGCGCCATGTTCAGAGTGCTcacacggaaacggaactggcCATTTCGAACAAACGGCAGGCGTATCCGCGATATGCTGCTACGTCAAActccacacaccaccacgatTCAACGGCCGACAACGAGCCGGttacgcagcagcaggaaaagcTGTGCATCGTTTGCAATAAATCGTTCCCATCCTACGCCAGCATGATCGTGCACAGGCGCACCCACACCG GCGAAAAACCGTTCTACTGCGACACGTGTAACAAAGGGTTTAACGTTAAGTCGAATCTTCTACGGCATCTGCGAACGCTCCACAACCAACAGGGCGAGCTTCCCGCTTCACCGCACACCGATGCTGCGGACAGTCACGGCTCCGAGTGA
- the LOC131215597 gene encoding uncharacterized protein LOC131215597, with product MDRRINWSAKEVEEMIESLKEREILCQPEGKKHRGLDAFKVVANDMRKKGLFRSPEQIRAKLRILRKDYFKAVRSGSKIEYRACEFFTSLHDLFTDAQRKMEDRKLQQLRRQQQQQHQQMLLQLHQQQQLQKSEQPQQQPQQKQQLLNNNSSAISNHQKPHQQQAQPQHHRTTATRTKASKSSNVHSVESRDVQQPVTVGVESAVVDAVPVAISSVPAAVGSVPAAVGAVPMAVGSVPAAVGAVPAAVGAVPMAVGSVPPAVGAVPVTNGLGSTFNGSVSAQGAAPTAPPDPLPDKYHLKLNEYLPSLNTSLANLCKNERYADVMLLVCNDEEHMSIPAHRLVLGTFSSYFATIFERTAHMAPQSMMYIVLPPLVTRSAVQSLLHYMYSGEAIVPTDSLGDVMLSGELLRVHGFCKSKPPGMLSQKAPPSLTSVPLMSVTRNMTLNHTVQEEIRPSTIPFGAPVIEQAEPERQQQQLPPLQPPVIKRPPSGTRKGA from the exons ATGGATAGGCGCATTAATTGGTCGGCCAAGGAGGTCGAAGAAATGATCGAGAGCCTGAAAGAAC GTGAAATCCTGTGTCAACCGGAGGGGAAGAAGCATCGCGGGCTCGATGCTTTCAAGGTCGTGGCGAACGATATGCGTAAGAAGGGTTTGTTCCGTTCGCCGGAACAAATCCGCGCAAAGCTGCGCATCTTGCGGAAGGACTACTTCAAGGCGGTTCGGTCCGGCTCGAAGATTGAGTACCGGGCGTGCGAATTTTTTACCTCTCTGCACGATCTGTTCACCGATGCGCAGCGCAAGATGGAGGACAGAAAGCTTCAACAGCTGCGCcgtcaacaacagcagcagcatcagcagatgctgctgcagctgcatcaacagcagcaactgcagaaATCAGagcaaccgcagcaacaaccgcagcAGAAACAACAGCTTCTGAACAACAATAGCAGCGCTATTAGCAACCATCAAAAACCGCATCAGCAACAGGCGCAGCCACAGCACCATCGAACGACGGCAACTAGGACTAAAGCTAGCAAAAGTAGTAATGTGCACAGTGTCGAGAGTCGAGATGTACAACAGCCGGTCACGGTTGGTGTCGAGTCGGCGGTGGTTGAtgccgtgccggtggcgaTTAGTTCcgtgccggcggcggttggttccgttccggcagcGGTTGGTGCCGTGCCGATGGCGGTTGGTTCCGTGCCAGCGGCGGTTGGTGCCGTTCCGGCAGCGGTTGGTGCCGTGCCAATGGCGGTTGGTTCCGTGCCGCCGGCGGTTGGTGCCGTGCCGGTCACGAACGGTCTCGGTAGTACATTCAATGGCAGTGTTAGTGCGCAAGGGGCGGCCCCGACGGCTCCACCGGATCCGCTGCCAGACAAGTACCATCTCAAGCTGAACGAGTACTTACCAAGTTTAAACACTTCGCTGGCCAATCTGTGCAA AAACGAACGATATGCCGACGTCATGTTGCTGGTTTGCAATGACGAGGAGCACATGTCCATTCCCGCCCACAGGCTCGTGTTGGGAACGTTCAGTTCG TACTTCGCAACCATCTTCGAGCGTACCGCGCACATGGCCCCGCAAAGTATGATGTACATCGTGCTGCCGCCGCTCGTGACACGGTCCGCCGTCCAGAGCCTTCTGCACTACATGTACTCGGGAGAGGCGATTGTGCCGACCGATAGTTTGGGAGATGTGATGCTCTCCGGTGAGCTGCTGCGCGTTCATGGCTTCTGTAAGAGCAAACCGCCGGGCATGTTGTCACAAAAGGCGCCACCGTCTCTGACCTCCGTACCCTTGATGTCGGTGACGCGAAATATGACCCTAAACCATACGGTACAGGAGGAAATTCGGCCGTCGACGATACCGTTTGGAGCACCGGTCATCGAGCAAGCGGAACCGGagagacagcagcagcaattgcCGCCGTTGCAACCACCTGTCATCAAGAGGCCTCCATCG GGAACGCGAAAAGGAGCGTGA
- the LOC131206247 gene encoding RNA-binding protein 25-like isoform X2, producing MEREMEREMEREKERQRERERERELDRERQRERERERLNNLERVPVNELEELEKFAPRRILAEPDTELLEVNGGPEAMAEDHDSDRDSRSPTPQPVVLREKNKPKLDIIESLRSIETVTSDESMLEIVTNGPESSPFSSRAQNSPRSARSSPRLESIIESDIEDLDLPNSGDITTMVPRPGNDPLDEPHVSTPVDHLVYSPLNCQLCKETFSTPTDWVQHVYGHCNDDPLRAKRRRLSMNNSRHDPKAIDSALRCDMCSSYFMDTNDWLGHVVVAHEDCMNDCLMSLPFNTFEGKVNFPTI from the exons ATGGAACGTGAAATGGAACGTGAAATGGAACGTGAAAAGGAACGGCAACGCGAAAGGGAACGAGAGCGTGAACTGGACAGGGAGCGGCAACGTGAGCGCGAACGGGAACGACTCAATAACCTGGAGCGAGTTCCGGTGAACGAGCTCGAGGAGCTGGAGAAGTTTGCACCCCGCAGGATACTGGCCGAACCCGATACCGAACTGCTCGAAGTTAACGGAGGACCAGAAGCGATGGCGGAGGATCACGACAGTGACCGTGATTCGCGTTCGCCGACTCCCCAACCGGTAGTTTTGCGGGAGAAGAATAAGCCAAAACTAGACATCATCGAGAGCTTGCGTAGCATCGAAACCGTAACGTCGGATGAATCGATGCTGGAAATTGTTACGAATGGACCGGAATCGTCACCGTTCAGTAGCCGGGCGCAAAACAGCCCGAGGAGTGCGCGAAGCAGCCCAAGGCTGGAGTCCATCATCGAGTCGGATATCGAGGATCTAGACCTGCCAAACAGTGGTGACATTACGACGATGGTTCCGCGACCCGGGAACGATCCGCTGGACGAGCCTCATGTCAGCACGCCCGTCGATCACCTGGTGTACTCCCCGCTCAATTGCCAGCTATGCAAAGAAACGTTCtccacaccgaccgactgggTGCAACATGTCTACGGCCATTGCAATGATGATCCGTTACGAGCAAAGCGAAGGCGATTATCGATGAATAATAGC AGGCACGATCCGAAGGCTATTGACTCGGCGCTTCGGTGCGACATGTGTTCGTCGTATTTCATGGATACAAACGATTGGCTGGGGCACGTCGTTGTCGCCCACGAGGACTGCATGAACGATTGCCTAATGTCGCTACCGTTTAACACGTTCGAGGGAAAAGTGAACTTTCCTACGATTTGA
- the LOC131206247 gene encoding RNA-binding protein 25-like isoform X1, with protein MEREMEREMEREKERQRERERERELDRERQRERERERLNNLERVPVNELEELEKFAPRRILAEPDTELLEVNGGPEAMAEDHDSDRDSRSPTPQPVVLREKNKPKLDIIESLRSIETVTSDESMLEIVTNGPESSPFSSRAQNSPRSARSSPRLESIIESDIEDLDLPNSGDITTMVPRPGNDPLDEPHVSTPVDHLVYSPLNCQLCKETFSTPTDWVQHVYGHCNDDPLRAKRRRLSMNNSCSSFSRVESLQRHDPKAIDSALRCDMCSSYFMDTNDWLGHVVVAHEDCMNDCLMSLPFNTFEGKVNFPTI; from the exons ATGGAACGTGAAATGGAACGTGAAATGGAACGTGAAAAGGAACGGCAACGCGAAAGGGAACGAGAGCGTGAACTGGACAGGGAGCGGCAACGTGAGCGCGAACGGGAACGACTCAATAACCTGGAGCGAGTTCCGGTGAACGAGCTCGAGGAGCTGGAGAAGTTTGCACCCCGCAGGATACTGGCCGAACCCGATACCGAACTGCTCGAAGTTAACGGAGGACCAGAAGCGATGGCGGAGGATCACGACAGTGACCGTGATTCGCGTTCGCCGACTCCCCAACCGGTAGTTTTGCGGGAGAAGAATAAGCCAAAACTAGACATCATCGAGAGCTTGCGTAGCATCGAAACCGTAACGTCGGATGAATCGATGCTGGAAATTGTTACGAATGGACCGGAATCGTCACCGTTCAGTAGCCGGGCGCAAAACAGCCCGAGGAGTGCGCGAAGCAGCCCAAGGCTGGAGTCCATCATCGAGTCGGATATCGAGGATCTAGACCTGCCAAACAGTGGTGACATTACGACGATGGTTCCGCGACCCGGGAACGATCCGCTGGACGAGCCTCATGTCAGCACGCCCGTCGATCACCTGGTGTACTCCCCGCTCAATTGCCAGCTATGCAAAGAAACGTTCtccacaccgaccgactgggTGCAACATGTCTACGGCCATTGCAATGATGATCCGTTACGAGCAAAGCGAAGGCGATTATCGATGAATAATAGC tgttcttctttctctcggGTGGAATCATTGCAGAGGCACGATCCGAAGGCTATTGACTCGGCGCTTCGGTGCGACATGTGTTCGTCGTATTTCATGGATACAAACGATTGGCTGGGGCACGTCGTTGTCGCCCACGAGGACTGCATGAACGATTGCCTAATGTCGCTACCGTTTAACACGTTCGAGGGAAAAGTGAACTTTCCTACGATTTGA
- the LOC131206248 gene encoding pyrimidodiazepine synthase-like isoform X1 — translation MSNGKHLAKGSTPPVLPNDGKLRLYSMRFCPYAQRVHLMLDAKKIPYHTVFINLSEKPEWYFDKNPLGKVPALEVPGKEAVTLYESLVLADYIEEAYLAQQRKLYPTDPFRKAQDRILIERFNGAVISPYYRILFSTDGIPPGAITEFGSGLDIFEKELKTRATPYFGGDKPGMLDYMIWPWCERVDLLKFALGDKYELDKERFGKLLTWRDLMEQDEAVKESFISTENHTKFLQSRKNGENNYDILADDAKRPRLE, via the exons ATGAGCAACGGAAAGCATCTTGCCAAAG GTTCTACACCTCCGGTACTGCCGAACGATGGTAAACTGCGGCTGTACTCGATGCGATTCTGCCCCTACGCCCAACGGGTGCACCTGATGCTGGATGCGAAGAAAATCCCTTACCACACGGTCTTCATCAATTTGAGCGAAAAACCCGAGTGGTACTTCGATAAGAATCCACTGGGAAAGGTGCCCGCCCTGGAGGTACCCGGCAAGGAAGCGGTCACACTCTACGAATCACTAGTGCTTGCTGACTACATCGAGGAGGCCTATTTGGCCCAGCAGCGGAAGCTCTACCCAACTGATCCGTTTCGTAAGGCGCAGGACCGTATCTTGATCGAACGGTTCAATGGGGCGGTCATCTCGCCGTACTATCGTATCCTCTTCTCGACCGACGGAATTCCGCCCGGTGCCATCACCGAGTTCGGGAGCGGTCTGGACATTTTCGAGAAGGAACTGAAGACACGCGCCACACCATACTTTGGCGGTGATAAGCCGGGTATGCTCGACTACATGATTTGGCCGTGGTGTGAGCGTGTTGATTTGCTGAAATTCGCGCTCGGCGACAAGTACGAACTGGACAAGGAGCGGTTCGGAAAGCTG CTAACGTGGCGGGACTTGATGGAACAGGACGAGGCCGTCAAGGAGTCGTTTATATCGACTGAAAACCACACGAAATTCTTGCAGAGCCGCAAGAACGGAGAAAACAACTACGATATCCTAGc tGACGATGCCAAAAGACCTCGACTGGAATAA
- the LOC131206248 gene encoding pyrimidodiazepine synthase-like isoform X2: MSNGKHLAKGSTPPVLPNDGKLRLYSMRFCPYAQRVHLMLDAKKIPYHTVFINLSEKPEWYFDKNPLGKVPALEVPGKEAVTLYESLVLADYIEEAYLAQQRKLYPTDPFRKAQDRILIERFNGAVISPYYRILFSTDGIPPGAITEFGSGLDIFEKELKTRATPYFGGDKPGMLDYMIWPWCERVDLLKFALGDKYELDKERFGKLLTWRDLMEQDEAVKESFISTENHTKFLQSRKNGENNYDILA; the protein is encoded by the exons ATGAGCAACGGAAAGCATCTTGCCAAAG GTTCTACACCTCCGGTACTGCCGAACGATGGTAAACTGCGGCTGTACTCGATGCGATTCTGCCCCTACGCCCAACGGGTGCACCTGATGCTGGATGCGAAGAAAATCCCTTACCACACGGTCTTCATCAATTTGAGCGAAAAACCCGAGTGGTACTTCGATAAGAATCCACTGGGAAAGGTGCCCGCCCTGGAGGTACCCGGCAAGGAAGCGGTCACACTCTACGAATCACTAGTGCTTGCTGACTACATCGAGGAGGCCTATTTGGCCCAGCAGCGGAAGCTCTACCCAACTGATCCGTTTCGTAAGGCGCAGGACCGTATCTTGATCGAACGGTTCAATGGGGCGGTCATCTCGCCGTACTATCGTATCCTCTTCTCGACCGACGGAATTCCGCCCGGTGCCATCACCGAGTTCGGGAGCGGTCTGGACATTTTCGAGAAGGAACTGAAGACACGCGCCACACCATACTTTGGCGGTGATAAGCCGGGTATGCTCGACTACATGATTTGGCCGTGGTGTGAGCGTGTTGATTTGCTGAAATTCGCGCTCGGCGACAAGTACGAACTGGACAAGGAGCGGTTCGGAAAGCTG CTAACGTGGCGGGACTTGATGGAACAGGACGAGGCCGTCAAGGAGTCGTTTATATCGACTGAAAACCACACGAAATTCTTGCAGAGCCGCAAGAACGGAGAAAACAACTACGATATCCTAGcgtaa